Proteins from one Cicer arietinum cultivar CDC Frontier isolate Library 1 chromosome 3, Cicar.CDCFrontier_v2.0, whole genome shotgun sequence genomic window:
- the LOC101502212 gene encoding uncharacterized protein, producing the protein MDYFGHVHGISPLSEPTTPTTPRPTLFLSTSGKALLVSNSNKSLVISNSGKRLDTINSKKKYVKQVTGRHNDTELHLAAQRGDAAAVRQILAEIDDQMMGTLSGAEFDAEVADIRSAIVNEVNELGETALFTAAEKGRFDVVKELLPFTTKEALSLKNRSGFDPLHIAANQGHRAIVQLLLDHDPELIKTFAQSNATPLVSAATRGHADVVELLLSCDPSQLEIARSNGKNALHLSARQGYVDVVKILLAKDPQLARRTDKKGQTPLHMAVKGVSCEVVKLLLRADAASVMLPDRFGNTALHVATRKKRAEIVNELLLLPDTNVNALTREHKTALDLAEALPISEEILEIKDSLIRYGAVKANDLNQPRDELRKTMTQIKKDVSFQLEQTRKTNKNVSGIAKELRKLHRAGINNATNSVTVVSVLFATVAFAALFTVPGGDDSNGMAVMVHTVSFKTFFLSNAIALFTSLAVVVVQITVVRGEIKSERKVVEVINKMMWLASVCTSVSFIAASYIVVGRRSKWAAILVTVVGGVIMGGVLGTMTYYVVKTKRHRRVRKKEKISRIGTHSWRHTDSESEVNPIYAIENVNLISWDYIKVEKVGFFLEKMKKQLTGLRGDSTLHSAIRAGNLELVLEMISENQGDELKELLSKKNNSGETALYIAAENGHLDMVKELIKYHDIGLVSLKARNGFDAFHVAAKNGNLEILKVLTEAFPEISMTVDLTNTTALHTAVVQGHIEVVNFLLEKSSSVVTIAKSNGKTAFHSAARNGHVEVIKALLSSEPEIAMRIDKKGQTALHMAVKGQNLEVVDELLKLNPSFANMVDTKGNTALHITTRKGRLQIVQKLLDCKETDTDVINKSGETALDIAERNGRLDIAKFLQDRGAQNARSIKSPSTNRALELKQTVSDIKSGVHNQLEHTFKTQRRMKGIAKRINKMQAEGLNNAINSNTVVAVLIATVAFAAIFTVPGQYPQNTKNLAPGMSPGEANIAPNIDFLLFVIFDSTALFISLAVVIVQTSVVVIEREAKKQMTAIINKLMWVACVLISVAFLAMSYIVVGDQKELAIAATALGTVIMAATLGTLCYWVIAHRLETSRLRSLRTMTSSRQSLTMSGMSASENEYKTVYAI; encoded by the exons ATGGATTATTTCGGTCACGTGCACGGTATCAGCCCTCTTTCTGAACCCACCACACCAACCACCCCAAGACCCACCTTATTCCTCTCCACTTCCGGCAAAGCTCTTCTCGTCTCCAACTCCAACAAATCCCTCGTCATTTCCAATTCTGGCAAACGTCTCGACACAATCAATAGCAAGAAGAAGTATGTCAAACAAGTCACCGGTCGTCATAATGATACGGAACTTCATCTCGCCGCGCAACGTGGCGATGCCGCCGCCGTTAGACAAATTCTCGCTGAGATTGATGATCAGATGATGGGAACGCTTAGTGGTGCTGAGTTTGATGCGGAGGTTGCTGATATTAGGTCTGCTATTGTGAATGAGGTTAATGAGTTGGGTGAAACTGCTTTGTTCACCGCTGCTGAGAAAGGTCGTTTTGATGTTGTTAAGGAACTTCTTCCTTTTACCACTAAGGAGGCTCTTTCTTTGAAGAATCGCTCTGGTTTTGATCCCTTGCATATTGCAGCAAACCAAGGTCACCGAG CTATTGTGCAGTTGCTACTAGACCATGATCCAGAGCTAATCAAAACATTTGCACAGTCAAATGCAACTCCTCTTGTATCTGCAGCTACAAGAGGACATGCAGATGTTGTTGAACTGTTACTATCATGTGATCCTAGTCAGTTGGAGATAGCTAGATCCAATGGAAAGAATGCACTCCATTTATCTGCACGCCAAGGATATGTTGATGTTGTCAAGATATTGCTAGCGAAGGACCCGCAGCTTGCTCGAAGGACTGATAAGAAAGGACAAACTCCCCTGCATATGGCTGTCAAAGGTGTTAGCTGTGAAGTTGTGAAGTTGCTTCTTCGTGCTGATGCTGCGAGTGTCATGCTTCCTGACAGGTTTGGAAACACCGCATTGCATGTAGCGACCAGGAAGAAGAGGGCAGAG ATAGTGAATGAGTTACTGCTTCTTCCTGACACCAATGTAAATGCCCTCACAAGAGAACACAAAACAGCTCTTGACCTTGCAGAAGCACTTCCAATATCTGAAGAAATTTTGGAGATCAAGGATTCCCTGATTCGTTATGGTGCAGTTAAAGCCAATGATCTCAACCAGCCAAGGGACGAGCTAAGGAAAACCATGACACAGATTAAGAAAGATGTTTCTTTTCAGCTTGAACAGACTCGGAAAACAAACAAGAATGTGAGTGGGATTGCCAAGGAGCTACGCAAGTTGCACAGAGCAGGAATCAACAATGCTACCAACTCAGTAACTGTGGTTTCTGTGCTATTCGCAACGGTTGCATTTGCAGCCCTTTTCACGGTCCCTGGTGGAGATGATTCTAATGGGATGGCTGTGATGGTGCACACTGTATCTTTCAAGACCTTCTTTCTCTCTAATGCTATTGCACTTTTCACTTCATTGGCTGTGGTGGTGGTTCAAATAACAGTTGTTAGAGGGGAGATAAAGTCTGAGAGGAAGGTTGTCGAGGTGATCAATAAGATGATGTGGTTAGCCTCTGTCTGCACCTCAGTTTCATTCATTGCGGCATCTTATATAGTAGTTGGTCGGCGCAGCAAGTGGGCTGCAATCCTTGTTACTGTTGTAGGGGGGGTTATAATGGGGGGTGTTCTTGGTACCATGACATATTACGTGGTCAAAACCAAACGTCATCGGAGAGTGAGGAAGAAAGAGAAGATCTCAAGGATTGGAACCCACTCATGGCGTCATACCGATTCCGAATCAGAAGTAAATCCAATCTATGCTATT GAAAATGTGAACTTGATAAGTTGGGACTACATCAAAGTAGAAAAGGTAGGTTTTTTCttagagaagatgaagaaaCAATTGACAGGTTTAAGGGGTGATTCTACCCTGCACTCTGCAATTCGAGCTGGAAATTTGGAATTGGTGTTGGAAATGATCTCTGAGAATCAAGGTGATGAATTAAAGGAGTTGCTTTCGAAGAAAAATAATTCTGGTGAAACTGCCTTATATATTGCTGCTGAAAATGGTCATCTTGATATGGTGAAGGAATTGATCAAATACCATGATATTGGGTTGGTTAGCTTGAAAGCTAGAAATGGATTTGATGCATTTCATGTTGCTGCTAAAAATGGAAACTTGG AGATTTTGAAGGTCTTAACGGAAGCCTTTCCTGAAATTTCAATGACCGTTGATCTGACGAACACTACTGCACTGCACACTGCTGTAGTGCAAGGACATATTGAAGTAGTAAACTTTCTGTTAGAGAAAAGTAGCAGCGTGGTTACTATTGCAAAAAGCAATGGGAAAACTGCATTTCATTCGGCTGCAAGAAATGGCCATGTGGAGGTCATCAAAGCCCTGCTAAGCAGTGAACCTGAAATTGCAATGCGAATTGATAAGAAGGGGCAAACAGCACTCCATATGGCAGTTAAAGGACAAAATCTGGAGGTAGTGGATGAGCTTTTGAAACTGAACCCATCTTTTGCCAATATGGTGGATACCAAGGGAAACACTGCACTGCATATAACAACTCGGAAGGGTCGTCTACag ATTGTTCAGAAGCTACTAGATTGCAAAGAAACAGACACTGATGTTATTAATAAATCTGGAGAAACAGCTTTGGATATTGCGGAGAGAAATGGTCGCTTGGACATTGCCAAATTTTTGCAGGATCGCGGAGCTCAAAATGCTAGGTCCATCAAGTCACCTTCTACAAACAGAGCCCTTGAACTCAAACAAACTGTGAGCGACATAAAAAGCGGGGTTCATAACCAGCTGGAACACACATTTAAAACACAGAGACGCATGAAAGGCATAGCAAAGCGAATCAACAAGATGCAGGCCGAGGGCCTTAACAATGCAATCAACTCCAACACCGTAGTTGCCGTTCTCATTGCAACTGTTGCTTTCGCTGCCATATTTACTGTCCCAGGCCAGTATCCTCAGAACACAAAGAACCTTGCTCCTGGAATGTCTCCAGGGGAAGCCAACATTGCTCCGAATATTGACTTCCTGTTATTCGTAATCTTCGATTCTACTGCCCTCTTCATATCATTGGCCGTAGTGATTGTGCAAACGTCCGTGGTTGTTATTGAGAGGGAAGCAAAGAAACAAATGACGGCGATTATAAACAAGTTAATGTGGGTGGCATGTGTGTTAATTTCTGTTGCATTTCTTGCAATGTCATACATAGTTGTTGGAGATCAGAAAGAATTGGCTATAGCAGCAACAGCTCTAGGAACTGTGATTATGGCTGCTACTCTTGGAACACTTTGTTATTGGGTGATTGCTCACCGCCTCGAGACCTCCAGATTACGAAGTCTCAGAACAATGACAAGCAGTAGGCAGTCATTGACTATGTCAGGGATGTCAGCTTCTGAGAATGAGTATAAAACAGTGTACGcgatataa